In one Kitasatospora cineracea genomic region, the following are encoded:
- a CDS encoding 7-carboxy-7-deazaguanine synthase QueE: MSALVAPASLPVAEVFGPTIQGEGPSVGQNALFIRLGACNLACTWCDTPYTWDGKRFDLREEIRRVPVVDLAETTAEHPHALVVITGGEPLLHQSTDAWRSLMAVLRHTTRRVEIETNGTLAPQPVTLGVPRLVFNVSPKLANSGMPQDRRIKPEALEAFTALASTGRARFKFVAASSDDLEEIAALTDRFRIPPHATWVMPEGVTPEQTIAVGRALAEDVIGRHWNLTLRQHVLLWPGERER, from the coding sequence GTGAGCGCCCTCGTCGCCCCGGCCAGCCTGCCCGTCGCCGAGGTCTTCGGCCCCACCATCCAGGGCGAAGGCCCCAGCGTCGGCCAGAACGCCCTGTTCATCCGCCTCGGCGCCTGCAACCTCGCCTGCACCTGGTGCGACACCCCGTACACCTGGGACGGCAAGCGGTTCGACCTGCGCGAGGAGATCCGCCGCGTGCCGGTGGTCGACCTCGCGGAGACCACCGCCGAGCACCCGCACGCCCTGGTCGTCATCACCGGCGGCGAGCCGCTGCTGCACCAGAGCACCGACGCCTGGCGCTCGCTGATGGCCGTCCTGCGGCACACCACCCGCCGCGTCGAGATCGAGACCAACGGCACCCTCGCGCCGCAGCCCGTCACCCTCGGCGTGCCGCGCCTGGTCTTCAACGTCAGCCCGAAGCTGGCCAACTCCGGCATGCCGCAGGACCGGCGGATCAAGCCCGAGGCCCTGGAGGCGTTCACCGCCCTCGCCAGCACGGGCCGCGCCCGGTTCAAGTTCGTCGCCGCGAGCAGCGACGACCTCGAGGAAATCGCCGCCCTGACCGACCGCTTCCGCATCCCGCCGCACGCGACCTGGGTGATGCCCGAAGGCGTCACCCCCGAGCAGACCATCGCCGTCGGCCGCGCGCTGGCCGAGGACGTCATCGGGCGGCACTGGAACCTGACCCTGCGGCAGCACGTCCTGCTGTGGCCTGGAGAACGCGAACGATGA
- a CDS encoding helix-turn-helix domain-containing protein — protein sequence MSSRRGRRPALDPEVEKRLLDAVRAGVPVSDAAPMAGVHPSTVYRWLERAEEELRRREAGHRARAVEQPFCEFRDRFTRARSEGKAQLVLLVRKAATGGQVVRERVRTVRDPETGERVVQTERDFAQPDWRAAQFLLACLAPETFGRAAQARIELAPAGGGELPVEASGRGDAVDRLAARLSKIREDFAAELAEEAEVVDAELVDGLDV from the coding sequence GTGAGCAGCCGTCGCGGTCGTCGTCCCGCCCTCGACCCGGAGGTGGAGAAGCGCCTCCTGGACGCGGTGCGCGCCGGGGTGCCCGTGAGCGATGCGGCACCGATGGCCGGCGTCCACCCGAGCACCGTGTACCGGTGGCTGGAGCGCGCGGAGGAGGAGTTGCGGCGGCGCGAGGCGGGGCACCGGGCGCGCGCGGTGGAGCAGCCGTTCTGCGAGTTCCGCGACAGGTTCACGCGGGCGCGTAGCGAGGGCAAGGCGCAGTTGGTGCTGCTGGTGCGGAAGGCGGCGACCGGCGGGCAGGTGGTGCGGGAGCGGGTGCGGACGGTGCGGGACCCGGAGACGGGCGAGCGAGTGGTGCAGACGGAGCGGGATTTCGCGCAGCCGGACTGGCGGGCGGCGCAGTTCCTGCTGGCGTGCCTCGCGCCGGAGACGTTCGGCCGGGCGGCGCAGGCCCGGATCGAGCTGGCGCCGGCGGGCGGCGGGGAGCTGCCGGTCGAGGCCTCCGGCCGCGGGGATGCGGTCGACCGGCTCGCCGCGCGGCTGTCGAAGATCCGCGAGGACTTCGCGGCGGAGTTGGCCGAAGAAGCCGAGGTGGTCGATGCCGAGCTGGTGGACGGCCTGGACGTCTGA
- a CDS encoding HU family DNA-binding protein, whose amino-acid sequence MAINKTALIARVALQLGSRRAAAEAVEAVLDTIVRAVVSGETVSVTSFGTFETTEASARRARNPQTGETFDLAARTVPRFRPHTRFREYANRERDLPEAGSAVRKDPKGTHTRAAARSARTRTVANNNRRRAAAKGAA is encoded by the coding sequence ATGGCGATCAACAAGACCGCCCTCATCGCGCGCGTCGCGCTCCAGCTCGGAAGCCGGCGCGCCGCCGCCGAGGCCGTCGAAGCCGTCCTCGACACGATCGTCCGCGCCGTCGTCAGCGGCGAGACCGTGTCCGTCACCAGCTTCGGCACCTTCGAGACGACCGAGGCCAGTGCCCGGAGGGCCCGCAACCCGCAGACCGGCGAGACGTTCGACCTCGCCGCCCGCACCGTTCCCCGCTTCCGCCCGCACACCCGGTTCAGGGAGTACGCCAACCGCGAGCGCGACCTGCCCGAGGCCGGCAGCGCGGTCCGCAAGGACCCCAAGGGCACCCACACCCGGGCCGCCGCCCGCAGCGCCCGCACCCGGACGGTTGCCAACAACAACCGCCGCCGGGCCGCCGCGAAGGGCGCGGCGTGA
- a CDS encoding peptidoglycan recognition protein family protein has protein sequence MKLVSRSAWGAAAPTGSYTRISSTKGVKIHYEGSAVPGSLAGDHGRCAGHVRDIQRAHLNDPKEDWIDIAYSFVVCPHGYVHEGRGLNVKNGANGNPTLNAGHYAVCAMVGTSGITSPTSEMLNGLVDAIEYCRAQGGAGGEVRGHRDGYATTCPGEELYAWVQRGAPRPGGSGPAPAPAPVPPSGSSSAPTFPGRVLRLAQPMMHGPDVQRAQERLIERTWSVGPDGADGWYGERTRATVVGFQRDSSANGWPLADDGEIGPLTWAALWERPVTR, from the coding sequence ATGAAGCTCGTCTCCCGCTCCGCGTGGGGCGCGGCCGCGCCCACCGGCTCCTACACCCGCATCAGCTCCACCAAGGGCGTCAAGATCCACTACGAGGGCTCGGCCGTACCGGGGTCGCTGGCTGGCGACCACGGCCGGTGTGCTGGCCACGTCCGCGACATCCAGCGCGCGCACCTCAACGATCCGAAGGAGGACTGGATCGACATCGCGTACTCCTTCGTCGTGTGCCCGCACGGCTACGTGCACGAGGGCCGCGGTCTGAACGTGAAGAACGGCGCGAACGGCAACCCGACGCTCAATGCCGGCCACTACGCGGTCTGCGCGATGGTCGGCACCTCCGGCATCACCTCGCCGACCAGCGAGATGCTCAACGGCCTGGTCGACGCCATCGAGTACTGCCGGGCGCAGGGCGGCGCCGGCGGCGAGGTGCGCGGCCACCGCGACGGCTACGCCACCACCTGTCCGGGGGAGGAGCTGTACGCCTGGGTACAGCGCGGTGCGCCCCGCCCCGGCGGATCCGGCCCGGCCCCCGCCCCGGCCCCTGTGCCGCCGTCCGGCTCGTCGTCCGCTCCGACCTTCCCGGGCCGCGTCTTGCGGCTCGCCCAGCCGATGATGCACGGACCCGACGTGCAGAGGGCGCAGGAGCGGCTGATCGAGCGCACCTGGAGTGTGGGCCCCGACGGTGCGGACGGCTGGTACGGGGAGCGCACGCGGGCCACGGTTGTCGGCTTCCAGCGGGACTCCAGCGCGAACGGCTGGCCGCTGGCCGACGACGGCGAGATCGGGCCGCTCACCTGGGCGGCTCTCTGGGAGCGGCCCGTCACGCGCTGA
- a CDS encoding 6-pyruvoyl trahydropterin synthase family protein: MTHTVTVRHNFETAHRLPHLSGKCENLHGHSWWAEITVTAPVLAAGTVVEFGAFKRALREWIDTFLDHGAMLGANDPLAPVLAGQGSKLFRFGADDPTEQEQHAAGLQWPSVEAVAELLSRVAAEALRTLPRAAGAYVSHVRVAETAVNAAAWVVTA, translated from the coding sequence GTGACCCACACCGTGACCGTCCGGCACAACTTCGAGACCGCCCACCGCCTGCCACACCTGTCCGGGAAGTGCGAGAACCTGCACGGCCACTCCTGGTGGGCCGAGATCACCGTCACCGCACCGGTGCTCGCCGCGGGCACCGTCGTGGAGTTCGGCGCGTTCAAGCGGGCCCTGCGCGAGTGGATCGACACCTTCCTCGACCACGGCGCGATGCTCGGCGCCAACGACCCGCTCGCCCCGGTCCTCGCCGGGCAGGGCAGCAAGCTGTTCCGGTTCGGCGCCGACGACCCCACCGAGCAGGAGCAGCACGCCGCGGGCCTTCAGTGGCCGAGCGTGGAGGCCGTCGCCGAACTGCTCTCCCGCGTCGCCGCCGAGGCCCTGCGCACCCTGCCGCGCGCCGCGGGCGCGTACGTCTCCCACGTCCGCGTCGCCGAGACGGCCGTCAACGCCGCCGCCTGGGTGGTGACCGCGTGA
- the folE gene encoding GTP cyclohydrolase I, with amino-acid sequence MTSTDNTIDLARAAEHAAGLFAALGIPCDTESTAATPARVAKALAELTAGQHLDPTRHLAVTFPPEGQRAGLIAAVDVPFTALCEHHGLPFTGRAAVAYLPVPGARIVGLSKLARLLQEFAARPQVQERLGEQVVEALGAHLDVQGAACLIRSVHACMTLRGARAHGAAMVTTHLTGALHADPAHRAEVLALMPPSP; translated from the coding sequence ATGACCAGCACCGACAACACCATCGACCTCGCCCGCGCGGCCGAGCACGCCGCCGGCCTGTTCGCCGCGCTCGGCATCCCCTGCGACACCGAGTCCACCGCCGCCACCCCGGCCCGGGTGGCGAAGGCGCTCGCCGAACTGACCGCGGGCCAGCACCTCGACCCGACCCGGCACCTGGCCGTCACCTTCCCCCCGGAGGGGCAGCGGGCTGGCCTGATCGCCGCGGTGGACGTGCCGTTCACCGCGCTCTGCGAGCACCACGGGCTGCCGTTCACCGGCCGGGCCGCTGTCGCCTACCTGCCGGTGCCCGGCGCCCGGATCGTCGGCCTGTCGAAGCTGGCCCGGCTCCTGCAGGAGTTCGCCGCCCGCCCGCAGGTGCAGGAACGCCTCGGCGAGCAGGTCGTGGAAGCGCTCGGGGCCCACCTCGACGTCCAGGGCGCGGCCTGCCTGATCCGCTCCGTCCACGCCTGCATGACCCTGCGCGGGGCACGCGCCCACGGTGCCGCGATGGTCACCACCCACCTGACCGGTGCCCTCCACGCCGACCCGGCACACCGCGCGGAAGTCCTCGCCCTCATGCCCCCATCTCCCTGA
- a CDS encoding IS5 family transposase (programmed frameshift), whose translation MSLTDAQWARIEPLLPNRAPKRGGRWRDHRQVIDAIAFKYRTGTPWTDLPEHFGSWKGAHNRLRMWAADGTWEKVFTALLAQADAEGDLDWVVAVDSTIVRAHQHAAGARPKGAPAGEPHDHALGRSRGGLTTKIHLAADGHCRPLAFVLTPGQAGDAPAFEHVMARIRVPRSIGRPRTTPDTVLADKAYSSRAIRSHLRRRRIRAVIPQPADQTANRKRLGSRGGRPPGFDRDAYKHRNTVERCINKLKQWRGLATRYDKTAAIYLAGLHIAAIFIWSAR comes from the exons GTGTCGTTGACTGACGCGCAGTGGGCGCGGATCGAGCCGTTGCTGCCGAACCGGGCGCCGAAGCGGGGTGGAAGGTGGCGTGACCATCGGCAGGTGATCGATGCGATCGCGTTCAAGTACCGCACCGGGACACCCTGGACGGACCTGCCCGAGCACTTCGGATCGTGGAAGGGCGCCCACAACCGGCTGCGGATGTGGGCGGCCGACGGCACGTGGGAGAAGGTCTTCACCGCGCTGCTCGCCCAGGCCGACGCCGAGGGCGACCTCGACTGGGTCGTCGCGGTCGACTCCACGATCGTCCGGGCGCATCAGCACGCCGCCGGGGCCCGTC CAAAAGGGGCCCCGGCCGGCGAGCCGCACGACCACGCCCTCGGACGGTCCCGCGGCGGACTGACCACCAAGATCCATCTGGCCGCCGACGGGCACTGCAGACCGCTCGCGTTCGTCCTCACGCCCGGCCAGGCCGGTGACGCACCTGCCTTCGAGCACGTCATGGCACGGATCCGGGTGCCCCGGTCGATCGGCCGACCACGGACGACGCCGGACACGGTCCTCGCGGACAAGGCCTACTCCTCCCGCGCCATCCGCTCCCACCTGCGACGCCGACGCATCCGTGCGGTGATCCCGCAACCCGCCGACCAGACCGCCAACCGCAAACGACTCGGCAGCCGGGGCGGCCGACCACCAGGGTTCGACCGCGACGCCTACAAGCACCGCAACACCGTCGAACGCTGCATCAACAAGCTCAAGCAGTGGCGCGGCCTCGCCACCCGCTACGACAAGACCGCCGCCATCTACCTCGCCGGACTCCACATCGCCGCCATCTTCATCTGGTCAGCACGATGA